A single window of Chitinophaga sp. XS-30 DNA harbors:
- a CDS encoding DUF2975 domain-containing protein — protein sequence MEIKITSRQTLNVLLILSWIIFAGLCIEAGGFIANAIFAIANPAVVTRLWQQIDLSALFAYDHGHFFAVTLIMSIVAVMKAWLFFLIIRILHKKDLDMSQPFNKKVRIFIFQLSYVTLVIGLFSWYGVKYTRWMVEQGVSMPDTLYLRLGGADVWLFMAVVLFIIVQIFKRGIEIQSENELTI from the coding sequence ATGGAAATCAAAATTACCAGCAGGCAGACATTGAATGTATTGCTTATCCTTTCATGGATAATATTCGCAGGTCTGTGCATAGAAGCTGGCGGCTTTATTGCGAACGCCATTTTTGCAATTGCTAACCCGGCTGTCGTTACGCGTCTTTGGCAGCAAATTGATCTGTCGGCACTATTTGCTTACGACCACGGGCATTTTTTTGCGGTGACCTTGATCATGAGCATTGTTGCGGTAATGAAGGCCTGGTTATTTTTTCTGATCATCAGGATCCTGCATAAAAAGGACCTGGATATGTCCCAGCCTTTCAACAAGAAAGTGCGGATCTTTATTTTTCAGCTATCATATGTGACGTTAGTGATCGGTTTGTTCTCCTGGTATGGTGTTAAGTACACCCGGTGGATGGTTGAGCAGGGGGTCAGCATGCCCGATACGTTATACCTGCGATTAGGCGGGGCTGACGTGTGGTTGTTTATGGCGGTTGTATTATTTATAATCGTACAGATCTTTAAAAGGGGAATTGAAATTCAATCAGAGAACGAATTAACAATATAG
- a CDS encoding RagB/SusD family nutrient uptake outer membrane protein, whose translation MRNLFRYISFMLLAAALASCNKYLDVAPKSTLSEEELFLSEVGFQQALTGVYSQLASRALYGDNLTMGFMSALAQNYSVSGAGAPFLETRALNYASGEVIGYTNAIWSAAYSAIAGANKVILNTESKRNVLSDAGYATIRAEALGLRALLHFDMLRIFGQEYTAGAGKKAVPYKKTVDQNPVVPSVTEEVVSLALQDLAEAQDLLKDYDPILTGAVNRRIKMNYYALKALEARIRLYAGDMQSAFNAAEEVVSPAVFPLITFSRASAAPAFRDRLYLTEQVFCIRVRDMLNWVNNEYFRFYGNANMRLTRSNSNFQTLYETSTGGGTDFRYLYRIEQDGGSPFPSKYWQTYTASNTLDSNRLDQYVPAIRLSEMYYIMAESAATPAEGAAYLNVVRKGRGIAELAPGSITAAALQNEITKEYQKEFYAEGQLFFYYKRRKIARMQFMNTNVALSKYVLPIPDSELEFNPNYN comes from the coding sequence ATGCGAAATCTATTCAGATATATCTCTTTTATGTTGCTTGCCGCCGCACTTGCGAGCTGCAACAAATACCTGGACGTTGCGCCCAAATCCACTTTGTCGGAGGAGGAATTGTTCCTGTCGGAAGTCGGATTCCAGCAAGCGCTCACGGGCGTGTATTCCCAGCTCGCCAGCCGGGCACTGTACGGCGATAACCTCACTATGGGCTTTATGTCGGCGCTGGCGCAGAACTATTCCGTTTCCGGTGCGGGTGCGCCTTTCCTCGAAACGCGTGCGTTGAATTATGCATCGGGAGAAGTGATCGGGTACACCAATGCAATCTGGAGCGCCGCCTATTCTGCTATTGCCGGCGCCAACAAGGTGATTTTGAATACGGAATCGAAGCGGAATGTGCTCAGTGACGCCGGTTACGCCACGATACGGGCCGAGGCCCTGGGCCTGAGGGCCCTGCTGCATTTCGACATGCTTCGGATATTCGGCCAGGAATATACCGCCGGTGCCGGGAAGAAGGCCGTGCCATACAAAAAGACGGTGGACCAGAATCCCGTGGTGCCTTCCGTTACGGAAGAAGTGGTGAGCCTGGCGCTGCAGGACCTGGCCGAAGCGCAGGACCTGCTGAAAGACTACGATCCGATATTGACCGGTGCTGTGAACAGGCGCATCAAAATGAATTACTACGCACTGAAAGCACTGGAAGCCCGCATCCGGCTGTACGCGGGAGATATGCAAAGTGCTTTCAATGCCGCGGAGGAAGTGGTGAGCCCTGCAGTATTTCCTCTCATTACCTTCTCCCGTGCTTCGGCAGCCCCGGCTTTCCGGGACCGGTTGTACCTTACCGAGCAGGTCTTCTGCATCCGTGTGCGCGATATGCTGAACTGGGTCAATAACGAGTATTTCCGGTTCTACGGAAACGCCAACATGCGCCTCACCCGCTCCAACAGCAACTTCCAGACGCTTTACGAAACATCCACCGGCGGCGGCACAGACTTCCGGTACTTGTACCGCATCGAGCAGGACGGCGGATCGCCCTTTCCCTCGAAGTACTGGCAAACCTACACCGCTTCCAATACACTGGATTCCAACCGGCTCGACCAATATGTGCCGGCTATCCGGTTGTCCGAAATGTACTATATCATGGCGGAATCCGCGGCTACCCCCGCGGAGGGCGCTGCTTACCTGAACGTGGTCAGGAAAGGCAGGGGCATTGCCGAACTGGCGCCCGGTTCCATCACAGCTGCCGCATTGCAAAACGAGATCACCAAGGAATACCAGAAAGAATTTTATGCCGAAGGACAGCTGTTCTTCTACTACAAACGCAGGAAAATAGCCAGGATGCAGTTCATGAACACCAACGTTGCGCTGAGCAAATACGTGCTGCCTATCCCCGATTCGGAACTGGAATTCAATCCCAATTACAATTAA
- a CDS encoding RNA polymerase sigma factor has translation MSKGDEQAFTQLFEYHKDNIYYYALAVTRSEFLAEEITQNVFIKIWQHRLTLPTVDSFPAWMKTVARNEAYNYLKRLAMEKVIVNRIAENIQDGDDSTSATLEWKEFHALVAKAIAQLPEQQRAVYKLSRGQDMSYQQIANALGISINTVKYHMKQALQGIRIYLDAHLLTLAITIYCM, from the coding sequence ATGAGCAAAGGTGATGAACAAGCTTTTACGCAATTGTTTGAGTATCACAAGGACAATATTTATTACTATGCTCTCGCCGTTACCAGGTCCGAATTCCTCGCCGAAGAGATCACCCAGAACGTATTCATTAAAATCTGGCAGCACCGGCTAACCCTTCCTACTGTAGATTCTTTTCCCGCATGGATGAAAACCGTAGCCAGGAACGAAGCCTACAACTATCTCAAGCGGCTCGCCATGGAAAAGGTAATTGTTAACCGGATAGCGGAAAATATACAGGATGGCGATGATTCCACCTCAGCAACCCTGGAATGGAAGGAGTTTCACGCGCTCGTTGCAAAAGCGATCGCGCAATTGCCGGAGCAGCAGCGCGCCGTTTATAAACTGTCCCGCGGCCAGGACATGAGTTATCAGCAGATCGCCAATGCACTCGGGATTTCCATCAATACCGTAAAATATCACATGAAGCAGGCCCTGCAAGGTATCCGTATTTACCTGGACGCACACCTGCTGACCCTGGCCATTACCATTTATTGCATGTAG
- a CDS encoding DUF4843 domain-containing protein, giving the protein MRYFIIACLAAFCCSCQKDGLIDYSGGDGIAFYVGEYEIDSVSYSFAFSPAPIDKDTIYLKMRVVGGATDYPRTIAVKAGPGTTARPDVDFILPQHTLPAGALTVDYPVIVMNTPEMADNEFRLVAEVTESKDFSPGAVGQEIGGSYNLSKILVKITNKLVEPTYWPDVESAFGPFSAAKFRFMIQVTGFTDFSYEALGTSGIYNLPVRLRNALQEYEAANGPLIDENGNHVTF; this is encoded by the coding sequence ATGAGATACTTTATCATAGCATGCCTCGCAGCGTTCTGCTGTTCGTGCCAGAAGGATGGGCTGATCGATTACAGCGGGGGCGACGGTATTGCGTTCTACGTGGGCGAATATGAGATCGACAGCGTAAGCTACTCGTTCGCTTTCTCTCCTGCCCCCATCGACAAGGATACCATCTACCTGAAGATGCGCGTGGTGGGCGGAGCGACAGACTATCCCAGGACCATCGCGGTGAAAGCCGGGCCAGGTACTACGGCGCGCCCGGATGTGGACTTCATCCTCCCGCAACACACGCTCCCCGCCGGCGCCCTGACGGTGGACTATCCCGTTATCGTAATGAATACGCCAGAAATGGCGGACAACGAGTTCAGGCTTGTGGCCGAGGTGACCGAAAGCAAGGACTTCAGCCCGGGAGCCGTGGGACAGGAAATAGGCGGCAGCTACAACCTGTCGAAAATACTGGTGAAGATCACCAACAAGCTCGTGGAACCCACCTACTGGCCCGATGTGGAAAGCGCGTTCGGACCATTCAGCGCGGCGAAGTTCAGGTTTATGATCCAGGTAACGGGGTTCACCGATTTTTCATACGAGGCGCTGGGCACCAGCGGCATTTACAACCTGCCCGTCCGTTTGCGGAACGCGTTGCAGGAATACGAAGCCGCCAATGGCCCGCTGATAGACGAAAATGGTAACCACGTAACATTTTAA
- a CDS encoding helix-turn-helix transcriptional regulator, protein MPIIVNLDVMMAKRKMSLNELSEKVGLTLSNLSILKTGKAKAIRFSTLDAICKVLDCQPADILEYREELS, encoded by the coding sequence ATGCCGATTATCGTAAATCTTGATGTCATGATGGCTAAACGGAAAATGTCGCTGAATGAACTTTCAGAGAAGGTCGGCTTAACATTGTCCAATCTTTCGATCCTTAAAACCGGTAAAGCGAAAGCCATACGTTTCAGTACACTTGATGCTATTTGCAAGGTGCTGGATTGCCAGCCCGCCGATATCCTGGAGTATAGAGAAGAACTATCATAG
- a CDS encoding FecR domain-containing protein, with amino-acid sequence MTPAHLHILWDKYVANACTPEEENELMLWLSDPANEEEAKMLLTALYEQVSTREVPAAPLQPAAVLQAIRAGREPVVRRIPFLRRWGWAAAIAAVLVSLGGYFLLSTPAGNSTDLASADSVNIMPARGVTMLTLADGTQVPLDSFHNGMVAQQNGTSVVLSNGQLRYEEGAEGQQANSFNTITTPKGQQFQIALPDGSAVWLNAGSSIRFPTVFSGNERRVAVTGEAYFEIRQDAQHPFIATLRNGDEVVVLGTKFNINAYDNESHVYTTLLEGSVRVQAGNDRKVLQPGQQARSGSGDLKVLNVDAEKALAWKDGAFDFEDVPLAEAMRQIERWYDIDVVIEDGVPVDAPFYGQVSRKMSLNNLIRLFEKTDLTFRIENGNKLIISK; translated from the coding sequence ATGACACCAGCACATCTGCACATTTTATGGGACAAATATGTCGCCAACGCCTGCACTCCGGAAGAGGAGAATGAGCTTATGCTGTGGCTCAGTGATCCTGCCAACGAAGAAGAGGCCAAGATGCTCCTCACTGCGTTGTACGAGCAGGTAAGCACCCGCGAAGTACCAGCGGCTCCGCTGCAACCTGCGGCAGTATTGCAGGCGATCCGCGCCGGCCGGGAGCCCGTTGTTCGCCGGATTCCTTTCCTTCGCCGCTGGGGCTGGGCTGCAGCCATTGCGGCCGTGCTCGTTTCCCTGGGCGGATATTTCCTCCTGAGCACACCTGCCGGGAACTCCACAGATCTGGCTTCCGCTGATTCCGTCAATATTATGCCTGCCCGGGGTGTGACAATGCTCACCCTTGCAGATGGCACCCAGGTTCCGCTTGACAGCTTCCATAATGGTATGGTGGCGCAGCAGAACGGCACAAGCGTTGTGCTGTCCAACGGACAGCTCCGCTACGAGGAAGGCGCCGAAGGGCAGCAGGCCAACAGTTTCAATACGATCACTACACCCAAAGGCCAGCAGTTTCAGATCGCTTTGCCCGACGGATCTGCAGTGTGGCTGAATGCAGGCAGCTCCATCCGCTTCCCGACCGTATTTTCCGGCAATGAGCGCCGGGTGGCAGTTACCGGCGAAGCGTACTTCGAGATCCGCCAGGATGCGCAACATCCCTTCATTGCCACGCTCAGGAACGGGGATGAAGTGGTGGTGCTGGGCACAAAATTCAACATCAATGCTTACGATAACGAATCGCATGTGTACACGACGCTGCTGGAAGGCTCCGTGCGCGTGCAGGCAGGCAACGACCGGAAGGTATTGCAACCGGGGCAGCAAGCGCGATCCGGAAGCGGAGACCTGAAAGTGCTGAACGTGGACGCGGAAAAAGCACTGGCATGGAAGGACGGGGCGTTCGATTTTGAGGATGTACCCCTCGCAGAAGCCATGCGCCAGATCGAGCGCTGGTACGACATCGATGTGGTGATCGAAGACGGCGTTCCGGTAGATGCACCGTTCTATGGACAGGTAAGCCGCAAAATGAGCCTGAACAATCTCATCCGGCTGTTCGAAAAAACGGACCTGACATTCAGGATCGAAAATGGAAATAAACTGATCATCTCTAAATAG
- a CDS encoding PKD-like family lipoprotein, whose product MLRHIFLCIGFVMLFTACQKDKQDYRFEKQNTVSVKTADSIFTVTQFETLKVETILTESVPSQDSYSYQWKAWQVGGDTVILSRDKDLDINIILQPGRYELEYKVTNNRTGIASFMIYRLTVNGGFYEGWLVSNSKNGKAQLSFIREDGELFLNPAELINNTTYPGKALGAFAAIDPYGSMALINFFTDQGVYRFNANDLVQNGITTDIFPEGKQFSSLPCYAISKAAIDQYIIADGGLHAGLGPLFFPAEVLKPFSDRFPGDYTLFPAIITSSQTATLFYDNKHKRFMQASYLDRELTVASGSDAAAFNMGNVGMTMLASDYGVRGAYSDEYYFVMQGADGRYILSLSSTTPGMNQKIGNSPDIEQATSFTTSSVAKHLYYAANNKIYLYDMLANSSRPVFSFPASVQIADMKLLRSTSKRLVVATTDGQEGKVHYFDLDNLGDVTGNAATNIFTGFGEIAHLSYRD is encoded by the coding sequence ATGTTAAGACACATTTTTTTATGCATAGGTTTCGTCATGCTATTCACCGCCTGCCAGAAAGACAAGCAGGATTATCGGTTTGAAAAGCAGAACACGGTATCCGTCAAAACCGCGGATTCAATCTTTACCGTAACCCAGTTCGAAACCTTGAAGGTGGAAACGATATTGACGGAATCCGTTCCTTCCCAGGACAGCTATTCCTATCAATGGAAAGCCTGGCAGGTAGGAGGCGATACCGTTATCCTCTCCCGTGACAAGGACCTGGACATAAATATCATACTCCAGCCGGGCAGGTACGAACTGGAATATAAAGTGACCAATAACCGAACAGGCATCGCTTCCTTTATGATTTACCGGCTGACGGTAAATGGTGGTTTCTACGAAGGATGGCTGGTTTCCAACAGCAAGAACGGTAAAGCCCAGCTGTCGTTTATCCGGGAAGACGGCGAACTGTTCCTGAACCCCGCCGAGCTTATCAATAATACTACCTATCCCGGCAAGGCACTTGGAGCTTTCGCGGCAATTGACCCCTACGGCAGTATGGCACTGATCAATTTCTTTACCGACCAGGGCGTTTATCGTTTCAATGCCAACGATCTCGTACAGAATGGTATTACGACCGATATTTTCCCCGAAGGCAAGCAGTTCTCTTCCCTACCCTGTTATGCGATCAGTAAAGCAGCGATCGACCAGTATATCATCGCCGATGGAGGACTCCATGCGGGGCTTGGACCTCTATTCTTTCCCGCGGAGGTATTGAAGCCCTTTTCAGACCGTTTCCCCGGCGATTACACGCTGTTCCCTGCCATCATCACTTCTTCCCAGACGGCTACATTATTTTACGACAACAAGCACAAACGCTTCATGCAGGCAAGCTACCTGGATCGCGAACTCACGGTCGCATCCGGGAGCGATGCAGCGGCTTTCAATATGGGGAACGTTGGCATGACTATGCTGGCCTCCGATTACGGCGTGAGGGGCGCCTACAGCGACGAGTATTACTTCGTCATGCAAGGTGCCGACGGCCGGTATATCCTGTCCTTGTCCAGCACTACGCCCGGTATGAACCAAAAGATCGGGAACAGTCCGGATATTGAACAGGCCACTTCGTTTACCACGTCCAGCGTGGCCAAACACCTGTATTACGCCGCAAACAACAAGATCTACCTGTACGATATGCTTGCAAACAGTTCCAGGCCGGTATTCTCGTTTCCTGCCAGCGTGCAGATCGCGGATATGAAGCTGCTGCGCTCTACGAGCAAACGCCTGGTGGTGGCCACCACCGACGGCCAGGAAGGAAAAGTGCACTATTTCGATCTTGACAACCTTGGTGATGTAACAGGCAATGCCGCCACGAACATCTTCACAGGGTTTGGCGAGATCGCACATCTCAGTTACAGGGATTGA
- a CDS encoding SusC/RagA family TonB-linked outer membrane protein has translation MKLSVVLLLAALFQVRAAVVAQNVTFNGQKVTIRKVLRDVQRQTGYFVFFSSKNIVQVAETREVSIQAKDMPLHDFLDKLLQGQGMNFGISDNTINITPAKLRQPAAQNADAPSLAISGRVTDMEGNPLDGVSVSIMGKPSGQMADRQGRFKMDNLQDGDLVVFSSVGYSPAGIRMRGTTPVFEQMSVQVNGRPEETEGNGKSSFAVNSDGTITVRLARLIQNIETVVVTGMFQRSVKNFTGASKTISGAEAKKVSANNIFAAISALDPSFRIVPNNVMGGSINQLPEIQMRGQNSFPNLSGELSNNPNAPLFILDGFEVSLQRIVDLDMNLINSITLLKDASATAIYGSRGANGVMVVTTITPKPGKIQVTFNNDFRFTTPDLSVYNLLNAQEKLDFEKRAGVYTSESAQTQHARDVLYNERYKATKSGVNTDWLSIPVQNGYSNRSSLYLQGGDQSIRYGIQVMADLQNGVMKGQDRRNYSGQFDLSYLMKKVQFKNSIRLFQNKANESPYGEFSEYVRLNPYWAPYDEKGNPQKLLEDVLIHRLNNTYSRIPSPLYDASLNSVNSSEYFGISNNFQVRYTPASNFYIESSFSLNKQSAGADQFFSAQDSRFDAITDLNQKGSYTVRDEDSHSYESLTTANYNLTTDKHQLFSTLGFNFSSSTNKYYSMVTQGFPYDRLDNLLFAAQYEANGRPAGDESTVRRLGVVFSGSYSYDNRFLLDVSARRDGSSQYGADKRYGTFWSTGVGWNLHNEDWFSTSDVVNRLKVRASYGTTGSLNIPAYSARSRYSFGVGTSYYGELGATLIGLGNDFLSWQNVYKANVGFDAVLFGDRLDLRVDLYRENTKNALTQITLAPSTGFSSFSENLGEIENTGIEFSARMKLIEDRSKGLLWSVNVNGFSNRNILKKLSNKLKASNDKLNAGNEAQLVPNVLFEEGQSINAIYVVPSLGVDPATGSEVFLKRNGEKTYQWDAADKVAYGVSIPKWNGNFGTNLLYKGFEMNLIFNYQFDGQLYNQTLIDRVESVDPSWNVDRRAYDLGWSGPGDHSKYTRIGVSTVPTKLTSRFVQDDNNLTLTSASFGYNFYRSAFIRRLGFRSLQVTAITNDLFRLSSIEIERGTSNPFSRTYSLSLRVGL, from the coding sequence ATGAAGCTATCAGTAGTCCTGCTACTAGCCGCGCTTTTCCAGGTAAGGGCAGCAGTTGTCGCGCAAAACGTCACGTTCAACGGACAGAAAGTTACCATCAGGAAGGTATTACGGGATGTGCAACGGCAAACCGGTTACTTCGTTTTCTTCAGCTCAAAAAACATCGTTCAGGTCGCAGAAACGCGCGAAGTGTCGATACAGGCGAAAGACATGCCGCTGCATGATTTCCTGGACAAGCTGCTCCAGGGGCAGGGAATGAACTTCGGGATCAGCGACAACACCATCAATATCACGCCGGCCAAACTCCGGCAGCCCGCCGCGCAAAACGCTGATGCGCCCAGCCTGGCGATATCCGGGCGGGTGACAGATATGGAGGGCAATCCTCTTGACGGCGTTTCTGTTTCTATCATGGGCAAACCCTCCGGCCAAATGGCCGACAGGCAGGGCCGTTTTAAAATGGACAACCTGCAGGACGGGGACCTGGTGGTATTTTCGTCGGTAGGTTATTCACCCGCCGGTATCAGGATGCGCGGAACAACACCGGTTTTCGAACAAATGTCGGTGCAGGTAAACGGGCGGCCGGAAGAAACGGAAGGCAACGGCAAAAGCAGTTTTGCTGTCAATTCCGACGGGACCATTACCGTGAGGCTGGCCCGTCTGATCCAGAATATCGAGACGGTAGTTGTTACCGGGATGTTCCAGCGTTCTGTCAAAAATTTCACCGGCGCGTCCAAAACCATCTCGGGCGCAGAGGCGAAGAAAGTGAGCGCCAATAATATATTTGCGGCGATCTCCGCGCTGGACCCGTCTTTCCGCATCGTTCCAAATAATGTGATGGGCGGCAGCATCAACCAGTTGCCCGAGATCCAGATGCGTGGCCAGAACTCGTTCCCGAACCTGAGCGGCGAGCTTTCCAACAACCCGAATGCGCCGCTCTTCATTCTCGATGGATTCGAAGTGAGCCTCCAGCGTATCGTAGACCTCGATATGAACCTGATCAACAGCATCACCCTGCTGAAAGATGCTTCCGCAACGGCGATCTACGGTTCCCGCGGTGCCAACGGTGTGATGGTGGTTACTACCATCACGCCCAAACCGGGAAAGATCCAGGTTACCTTCAATAACGACTTCCGCTTTACCACACCCGACCTTTCCGTGTACAACCTTCTGAACGCGCAAGAGAAGCTCGATTTCGAGAAACGGGCGGGTGTTTATACTTCCGAAAGCGCACAAACGCAACATGCAAGAGACGTGCTGTACAACGAGCGGTACAAGGCCACGAAAAGCGGCGTCAATACCGACTGGCTGTCTATCCCCGTACAGAATGGCTACAGCAACCGCAGCTCGCTGTACCTGCAGGGCGGCGACCAATCGATCCGCTACGGTATTCAGGTAATGGCAGACCTGCAGAACGGCGTCATGAAAGGCCAGGACCGGAGGAATTACTCCGGCCAGTTCGACCTGAGTTACCTCATGAAAAAGGTGCAATTCAAAAATTCCATCCGCCTGTTCCAGAACAAGGCCAATGAATCGCCTTACGGCGAATTCAGCGAGTACGTGCGGCTGAACCCTTACTGGGCGCCTTATGATGAAAAAGGGAATCCCCAAAAGCTGCTGGAAGATGTGCTGATCCACCGGCTGAACAATACCTACAGCAGGATACCCAGCCCCCTGTACGATGCCAGCCTCAATTCGGTGAACAGTTCCGAATATTTCGGGATATCCAACAACTTCCAGGTGCGTTATACGCCAGCATCGAATTTCTATATCGAGTCCAGCTTCAGCCTCAACAAACAGAGCGCCGGGGCCGACCAGTTTTTCAGTGCCCAGGATAGCCGCTTCGATGCCATTACTGATCTGAACCAGAAAGGCTCGTACACTGTCCGAGATGAGGATAGTCATAGTTACGAAAGTCTTACCACAGCCAACTATAATCTTACTACGGACAAGCATCAGCTGTTCTCCACTCTGGGCTTCAATTTTTCCAGTTCTACCAACAAGTACTATTCCATGGTCACCCAGGGCTTCCCGTATGACCGGCTCGATAACCTGCTGTTTGCCGCGCAATACGAAGCCAACGGCCGGCCCGCGGGCGATGAAAGCACTGTGCGGCGGCTGGGTGTAGTGTTCAGCGGCAGCTACAGTTACGATAACCGCTTTTTGCTGGACGTCTCCGCACGCCGCGACGGTTCTTCCCAATACGGGGCCGACAAGCGGTACGGCACATTCTGGTCTACAGGCGTGGGCTGGAATCTGCATAATGAAGACTGGTTCAGTACCAGCGATGTCGTGAACAGGTTGAAAGTGCGCGCCAGCTACGGTACCACCGGCTCGCTGAACATACCGGCGTACAGCGCCAGGTCGAGATACAGCTTTGGTGTGGGCACCAGCTACTATGGCGAGCTGGGCGCCACGCTCATCGGGCTCGGCAACGATTTCCTGAGCTGGCAGAACGTGTACAAGGCCAACGTGGGGTTTGATGCGGTGCTGTTCGGGGATCGGCTCGACCTCCGGGTGGACCTCTACAGGGAAAACACGAAAAATGCCCTGACGCAGATCACGCTTGCTCCGTCGACCGGCTTTTCCAGCTTCAGTGAAAACCTGGGCGAGATCGAGAACACCGGCATCGAGTTTTCCGCACGCATGAAACTGATAGAAGACAGATCGAAAGGACTGCTGTGGTCGGTGAATGTGAACGGGTTTTCGAACAGGAACATCCTGAAGAAACTCTCCAACAAACTGAAGGCGTCCAATGACAAGCTGAACGCCGGCAACGAAGCGCAACTGGTGCCGAATGTACTGTTCGAGGAAGGACAGTCCATCAATGCCATTTATGTGGTCCCTTCGCTTGGTGTGGACCCCGCTACAGGTTCCGAAGTGTTCCTGAAACGGAACGGGGAAAAGACTTATCAATGGGATGCGGCTGATAAAGTGGCTTACGGCGTGAGCATTCCGAAATGGAACGGCAACTTCGGCACGAACCTGCTTTACAAAGGCTTCGAGATGAACCTGATCTTCAACTATCAGTTCGACGGGCAATTGTACAACCAGACGCTGATTGACCGGGTGGAATCCGTGGACCCCAGCTGGAATGTGGACAGGCGGGCGTACGACCTCGGTTGGTCCGGCCCGGGTGATCACAGCAAATACACCCGGATCGGGGTATCTACCGTACCGACTAAACTTACCTCACGTTTTGTGCAGGATGATAATAATCTGACGCTGACATCCGCATCGTTCGGCTATAATTTTTACCGGAGCGCTTTCATCAGGCGGCTCGGGTTCAGGAGCCTGCAGGTTACGGCCATTACGAACGATCTTTTCCGGCTGAGCTCGATCGAGATCGAGCGGGGCACCAGCAACCCCTTTTCCCGGACGTATTCGCTTTCCTTAAGAGTTGGTTTATAA